The Betta splendens chromosome 4, fBetSpl5.4, whole genome shotgun sequence genome contains a region encoding:
- the tnfrsf11a gene encoding tumor necrosis factor receptor superfamily member 11A isoform X1 — MLGGGCVCVCVCVCGVFTRCSQLLFQTGPDVSPFASSFPAGAATDAASRSLQCDDRHYLKNNRCCEKCRPGFHVHRHCNESQQTRCLSCGRGEYQPDWTESAHCHQQKFCDSVKGFMERVDNRLAEEPCRCQPHLQCSPINCEYCEQIPACGAGYGLDVDPESSTRRKTCVPCKKGFFSHAGDQCKQWTNCKAEGRSETQPGSAQADAQCGPHVSVPTPSWVIVSVLSVITVLCLLILLLFCFKDKLKLLSVNLRSCVQNLKRTRIQQETLTPLYQSGGARSPCETTKLTYQASHGSSDEPPCPPGPASDPEVQFSLPVTETQDTEAQSKALMVDQRSGEPVEVSDDEDGGGASPLLEGSCVCVGPFCEPLEVGENEDCSQAVSHGTAGACSCGGLDGERGDEGLKSETAAASLASASPPLGHASSEAPPSSLPEHCLPLSQAQTTPEARPHPAEPQSLVKRGRPASADSSVTPCVSPSTSSSAGDLYLDKPAHASAPEGGRGLLWEDKLSSGESELQCSPESLHSQLAEPTLTSGQVSGNHNTTFISSGQVMNFSGDVVVVYVSQTSVGGDGAAAGDTFGSPVQEEASETAPFFQSSLRSQGNPGPRSALQDETLPVQEVMEKRPVRK, encoded by the exons ATGCTgggtggagggtgtgtgtgtgtgtgtgtgtgtgtgtgtggtgtttttaCTAGATGTTCCCAGTTATTGTTCCAAACAGGCCCAGATGTTTCACCGTTCGCCTCCTCGTTCCCTGCAGGAGCTGCGACG GATGCGGCGTCCAGGTCTCTCCAGTGTGATGACAGACATTACCTCAAGAACAACAGGTGCTGTGAGAAGTGCAGACCAG gctTCCACGTGCACCGTCACTGCAACGAGTCCCAGCAGACCAGGTGCCTGTCGTGCGGCCGAGGCGAGTACCAGCCGGACTGGACCGAGAGCGCCCACTGCCACCAGCAGAAGTTCTGCGACAGCG TGAAGGGCTTCATGGAGCGGGTGGACAACCGCCTGGCCGAGGAGCCGTGCCGCTGCCAGCCCCACCTGCAGTGCTCTCCCATCAACTGCGAGTACTGCGAGCAGATCCCGGCCTGCGGCGCCGGGTACGGCCTCGACGTGGACCCCg AGTCCAGCACCAGAAGGAAGACGTGCGTCCCGTGTAAGAAAGGCTTCTTCTCCCACGCTGGGGATCAGTGCAAGCAGTGGACCAA ctgcaaGGCCGAGGGCCGGAGCGAGACGCAGCCGGGCAGCGCCCAGGCCGACGCCCAGTGCGGGCCGCACGTGTCCG TGCCGACGCCGTCCTGGGTCATCGTTTCGGTTCTGTCCGTCATCACTGTCCTGTGCctcctcatcctgctcctcttctgcttcAAGGACAAGCTGAAGCTGTTGTCGG TAAATCTGCGCTCCTGTGTTCAGAATCTGAAGAGGACTAGGATTCAGCAG GAGACCCTGACCCCTCTTTACCAGAGCGGAGGTGCCAGGTCGCCGTGCGAGACAACCAAACTCACCTACCAAGCTTCACACGGCTCCTCGGATGAGCCCCCGTGCCCCCCGGGTCCCGCCTCTGATCCGGAAGTCCAGTTCTCGCTGCCCGTCACCGAGACGCAGGACACAGAGGCTCAGAGCAAGGCCCTGATGGTGGATCAGCGGTCTGGAGAACCGGTGGAGGTGTCGGACGacgaggacggcggcggcgcctcgcCGCTGCTGGAGGGCTCCTGCGTGTGCGTGGGGCCCTTTTGCGAGCCGCTGGAGGTGGGGGAGAACGAGGACTGCAGCCAGGCGGTGAGCCACGGGACCGCGGGCGCGTGCTCCTGCGGAGGCCTGGACGGAGAGAGGGGCGACGAGGGGCTGAAGAGCGAgaccgccgccgcctcgctggCCTCCGCGTCGCCTCCTCTCGGCCACGCGTCCTCCGAGGCTCCTCCATCCAGCCTGCCTGAACACTGCCTGCCGCTGTCGCAGGCTCAGACGACGCCGGAGGCCAGACCCCACCCGGCTGAGCCGCAGTCGCTGGTGAAACGGGGCCGACCGGCGAGCGCAGACTCCTCCGTGACCCCCTGCGTCAGCCCCTCGACGTCCTCCTCGGCCGGAGACCTCTACCTGGACAAGCCGGCCCACGCCTCCGCCCCGGAGGGGGGCCGGGGGCTCCTCTGGGAGGACAAGCTCTCCTCCGGggagtctgagctgcagtgCTCGCCTGAGAGCCTCCACAGTCAGCTGGCTGAGCCAACTCTTACCTCAG GCCAGGTGTCGGGGAACCACAACACCACCTTCATCTCCAGCGGTCAGGTGATGAACTTCAGCGGCGACGTCGTGGTCGTCTACGTCAGCCAGACGTCTGTGGGCGGCGACGGGGCCGCGGCGGGCGACACCTTCGGGAGCCCGGTCCAGGAGGAGGCCAGCGAGACGGCGCCCTTCTTCCAGAGCAGCCTGAGGTCACAGGGGAACCCGGGTCCCCGCAGCGCCTTGCAGGACGAGACACTACCAGTACAAGAAGTGATGGAGAAGCGGCCAGTGAGAAAGTAG
- the si:dkey-73n8.3 gene encoding retinol dehydrogenase 11 isoform X2 produces the protein MSKAGEMQGLRSLFYPNWSSDVRLDGKTAVVTGANTGLGKETAKDLAGRGARVILACRDTARGEEAARHIVREVKGAKVVARQLDLADTRSICRFAESVYSTEKALHYLINNAGVAICPYATTADGFELQFGVNHLGHFFLTFLLLDLLKHSAPSRVINLSSCSHAMGKIHFDDLSGEKRYHPVKAYVQSKLANVLFTRELGRRTKGLGVTAYAVDPGLVNTKIIRHIKQPLVDIIKTFRFMIKTPAEGAYTTIYCTVTPAEELSNGGFYRDCALATPCNAGRDEGTALKLWAVSCHLLGIHW, from the exons ATGTCAAAAGCTGGAGAAATGCAAGGGCTCAG GTCTCTGTTTTACCCAAACTGGTCCTCAGATGTGCGTCTTGATGGGAAGACGGCTGTCGTGACGGGGGCCAACACAGGGCTCGGCAAAGAAACCGCTAAGGACTTAGCTGGCAGAG GTGCGCGGGTGATTCTGGCGTGCAGAGACACGGCGCGGGGAGAGGAGGCGGCTCGCCACATTGTGCGGGAGGTGAAAGGAGCCAAAGTGGTCGCCAGGCAACTGGACCTGGCCGACACCAGATCCATCTGCCGGTTCGCCGAGAGCGTCTACAGCA ccGAGAAGGCTCTTCACTACCTGATCAACAATGCGGGTGTGGCTATTTGTCCTTACGCCACCACGGCGGATGGGTTTGAGCTGCAATTTGGAGTCAATCACTTGG GCCACTTCTTCCTGACCTTCCTTCTGCTGGACTTGCTGAAGCACTCGGCCCCGTCGCGGGTCATCAACCTGTCGTCATGTAGTCACGCCATGGGCAAAATCCACTTTGACGATCTGAGCGGTGAGAAGCGGTACCACCCGGTCAAGGCCTACGTGCAGAGCAAGCTGGCCAACGTCCTGTTTACCAGAGAGCTGGGGAGGAGGACTAAGG GTCTGGGTGTAACTGCTTATGCTGTGGACCCTGGTTTGGTGAATACTAAGATCATAAGGCACATAAAACAGCCTCTGGTGGACATAATCAAGACCTTTAGATTCATGATCAAGactccagcagagggagcctACACCACCATCTACTGCACAGTCactcctgcagaggagctcagcaaTGGGGGATTCTACAG aGACTGCGCCCTCGCGACACCTTGCAACGCAGGCCGAGATGAAGGCACTGCCTtaaagttgtgggctgtgagctgccacctGCTCGGCATCCACTGGTGA
- the si:dkey-73n8.3 gene encoding retinol dehydrogenase 11 isoform X1 yields MSKAGEMQGLRSLFYPNWSSDVRLDGKTAVVTGANTGLGKETAKDLAGRGARVILACRDTARGEEAARHIVREVKGAKVVARQLDLADTRSICRFAESVYSTEKALHYLINNAGVAICPYATTADGFELQFGVNHLGHFFLTFLLLDLLKHSAPSRVINLSSCSHAMGKIHFDDLSGEKRYHPVKAYVQSKLANVLFTRELGRRTKGLGVTAYAVDPGLVNTKIIRHIKQPLVDIIKTFRFMIKTPAEGAYTTIYCTVTPAEELSNGGFYRCCMCPSSSSRDCALATPCNAGRDEGTALKLWAVSCHLLGIHW; encoded by the exons ATGTCAAAAGCTGGAGAAATGCAAGGGCTCAG GTCTCTGTTTTACCCAAACTGGTCCTCAGATGTGCGTCTTGATGGGAAGACGGCTGTCGTGACGGGGGCCAACACAGGGCTCGGCAAAGAAACCGCTAAGGACTTAGCTGGCAGAG GTGCGCGGGTGATTCTGGCGTGCAGAGACACGGCGCGGGGAGAGGAGGCGGCTCGCCACATTGTGCGGGAGGTGAAAGGAGCCAAAGTGGTCGCCAGGCAACTGGACCTGGCCGACACCAGATCCATCTGCCGGTTCGCCGAGAGCGTCTACAGCA ccGAGAAGGCTCTTCACTACCTGATCAACAATGCGGGTGTGGCTATTTGTCCTTACGCCACCACGGCGGATGGGTTTGAGCTGCAATTTGGAGTCAATCACTTGG GCCACTTCTTCCTGACCTTCCTTCTGCTGGACTTGCTGAAGCACTCGGCCCCGTCGCGGGTCATCAACCTGTCGTCATGTAGTCACGCCATGGGCAAAATCCACTTTGACGATCTGAGCGGTGAGAAGCGGTACCACCCGGTCAAGGCCTACGTGCAGAGCAAGCTGGCCAACGTCCTGTTTACCAGAGAGCTGGGGAGGAGGACTAAGG GTCTGGGTGTAACTGCTTATGCTGTGGACCCTGGTTTGGTGAATACTAAGATCATAAGGCACATAAAACAGCCTCTGGTGGACATAATCAAGACCTTTAGATTCATGATCAAGactccagcagagggagcctACACCACCATCTACTGCACAGTCactcctgcagaggagctcagcaaTGGGGGATTCTACAG ATGCTGCATGtgtccttcctcttcttccagaGACTGCGCCCTCGCGACACCTTGCAACGCAGGCCGAGATGAAGGCACTGCCTtaaagttgtgggctgtgagctgccacctGCTCGGCATCCACTGGTGA
- the tnfrsf11a gene encoding tumor necrosis factor receptor superfamily member 11A isoform X2 has product MRLSLTTSWIFRGWITCFLLTFYAQDAASRSLQCDDRHYLKNNRCCEKCRPGFHVHRHCNESQQTRCLSCGRGEYQPDWTESAHCHQQKFCDSVKGFMERVDNRLAEEPCRCQPHLQCSPINCEYCEQIPACGAGYGLDVDPESSTRRKTCVPCKKGFFSHAGDQCKQWTNCKAEGRSETQPGSAQADAQCGPHVSVPTPSWVIVSVLSVITVLCLLILLLFCFKDKLKLLSVNLRSCVQNLKRTRIQQETLTPLYQSGGARSPCETTKLTYQASHGSSDEPPCPPGPASDPEVQFSLPVTETQDTEAQSKALMVDQRSGEPVEVSDDEDGGGASPLLEGSCVCVGPFCEPLEVGENEDCSQAVSHGTAGACSCGGLDGERGDEGLKSETAAASLASASPPLGHASSEAPPSSLPEHCLPLSQAQTTPEARPHPAEPQSLVKRGRPASADSSVTPCVSPSTSSSAGDLYLDKPAHASAPEGGRGLLWEDKLSSGESELQCSPESLHSQLAEPTLTSGQVSGNHNTTFISSGQVMNFSGDVVVVYVSQTSVGGDGAAAGDTFGSPVQEEASETAPFFQSSLRSQGNPGPRSALQDETLPVQEVMEKRPVRK; this is encoded by the exons ATGAGGCTCAGCCTTACGACTAGTTGGATATTCCGCGGATGGATAACGTGTTTCCTGCTCACCTTTTACGCGCAG GATGCGGCGTCCAGGTCTCTCCAGTGTGATGACAGACATTACCTCAAGAACAACAGGTGCTGTGAGAAGTGCAGACCAG gctTCCACGTGCACCGTCACTGCAACGAGTCCCAGCAGACCAGGTGCCTGTCGTGCGGCCGAGGCGAGTACCAGCCGGACTGGACCGAGAGCGCCCACTGCCACCAGCAGAAGTTCTGCGACAGCG TGAAGGGCTTCATGGAGCGGGTGGACAACCGCCTGGCCGAGGAGCCGTGCCGCTGCCAGCCCCACCTGCAGTGCTCTCCCATCAACTGCGAGTACTGCGAGCAGATCCCGGCCTGCGGCGCCGGGTACGGCCTCGACGTGGACCCCg AGTCCAGCACCAGAAGGAAGACGTGCGTCCCGTGTAAGAAAGGCTTCTTCTCCCACGCTGGGGATCAGTGCAAGCAGTGGACCAA ctgcaaGGCCGAGGGCCGGAGCGAGACGCAGCCGGGCAGCGCCCAGGCCGACGCCCAGTGCGGGCCGCACGTGTCCG TGCCGACGCCGTCCTGGGTCATCGTTTCGGTTCTGTCCGTCATCACTGTCCTGTGCctcctcatcctgctcctcttctgcttcAAGGACAAGCTGAAGCTGTTGTCGG TAAATCTGCGCTCCTGTGTTCAGAATCTGAAGAGGACTAGGATTCAGCAG GAGACCCTGACCCCTCTTTACCAGAGCGGAGGTGCCAGGTCGCCGTGCGAGACAACCAAACTCACCTACCAAGCTTCACACGGCTCCTCGGATGAGCCCCCGTGCCCCCCGGGTCCCGCCTCTGATCCGGAAGTCCAGTTCTCGCTGCCCGTCACCGAGACGCAGGACACAGAGGCTCAGAGCAAGGCCCTGATGGTGGATCAGCGGTCTGGAGAACCGGTGGAGGTGTCGGACGacgaggacggcggcggcgcctcgcCGCTGCTGGAGGGCTCCTGCGTGTGCGTGGGGCCCTTTTGCGAGCCGCTGGAGGTGGGGGAGAACGAGGACTGCAGCCAGGCGGTGAGCCACGGGACCGCGGGCGCGTGCTCCTGCGGAGGCCTGGACGGAGAGAGGGGCGACGAGGGGCTGAAGAGCGAgaccgccgccgcctcgctggCCTCCGCGTCGCCTCCTCTCGGCCACGCGTCCTCCGAGGCTCCTCCATCCAGCCTGCCTGAACACTGCCTGCCGCTGTCGCAGGCTCAGACGACGCCGGAGGCCAGACCCCACCCGGCTGAGCCGCAGTCGCTGGTGAAACGGGGCCGACCGGCGAGCGCAGACTCCTCCGTGACCCCCTGCGTCAGCCCCTCGACGTCCTCCTCGGCCGGAGACCTCTACCTGGACAAGCCGGCCCACGCCTCCGCCCCGGAGGGGGGCCGGGGGCTCCTCTGGGAGGACAAGCTCTCCTCCGGggagtctgagctgcagtgCTCGCCTGAGAGCCTCCACAGTCAGCTGGCTGAGCCAACTCTTACCTCAG GCCAGGTGTCGGGGAACCACAACACCACCTTCATCTCCAGCGGTCAGGTGATGAACTTCAGCGGCGACGTCGTGGTCGTCTACGTCAGCCAGACGTCTGTGGGCGGCGACGGGGCCGCGGCGGGCGACACCTTCGGGAGCCCGGTCCAGGAGGAGGCCAGCGAGACGGCGCCCTTCTTCCAGAGCAGCCTGAGGTCACAGGGGAACCCGGGTCCCCGCAGCGCCTTGCAGGACGAGACACTACCAGTACAAGAAGTGATGGAGAAGCGGCCAGTGAGAAAGTAG